One genomic segment of Bradyrhizobium prioriisuperbiae includes these proteins:
- a CDS encoding branched-chain amino acid ABC transporter permease translates to MELFAQQLTAGIATGAIYACVALALVMIYQAIGHINFAQGEMAMFSTFLAWQFMQWGAPYWVALSAAVVVSFAGGVLIDRTIFKPVRNAQMLTQIVMFVGLLAMLNSLAGFIWDFTSKPFPTPFGADPLFSSGLISTHQLAMILITFGLLLLLFGFFRYTRVGLAMQSAAENPASARLVGIRVEWMIALGWGMAAAIGAIAGVLIAPIVFLEPNMMLGILLYGFAAAVLGGLSSPPGAVLGGFAVGIIENLSGTYIPVVGGELKLTIALAIIIVVLVIKPSGLLGSRHVQRV, encoded by the coding sequence ATGGAGCTGTTCGCACAGCAGTTGACGGCCGGGATCGCGACCGGCGCCATCTATGCCTGCGTCGCACTGGCGCTGGTGATGATCTACCAGGCGATCGGCCACATCAATTTCGCCCAGGGCGAAATGGCGATGTTCTCCACGTTTCTCGCCTGGCAATTCATGCAGTGGGGCGCGCCCTATTGGGTCGCGTTGTCAGCCGCCGTCGTGGTCTCGTTCGCCGGTGGCGTGCTGATCGATCGCACCATCTTCAAGCCGGTCCGCAACGCCCAGATGCTGACCCAGATCGTGATGTTCGTCGGCCTTCTGGCCATGCTGAACAGCCTCGCCGGCTTCATCTGGGATTTCACCAGCAAGCCGTTTCCCACGCCGTTTGGGGCCGATCCGCTGTTCAGCAGCGGGCTGATCAGCACCCATCAACTGGCGATGATCCTGATCACCTTCGGCCTGTTGCTGCTGCTGTTTGGCTTCTTTCGCTACACCCGGGTGGGACTTGCGATGCAGTCGGCAGCCGAGAACCCAGCCTCCGCCAGGCTGGTCGGCATCCGGGTCGAATGGATGATTGCGCTGGGCTGGGGCATGGCCGCCGCCATCGGCGCCATCGCGGGCGTGCTGATCGCGCCCATCGTGTTTCTTGAACCCAACATGATGCTCGGCATCCTGCTGTATGGCTTCGCCGCCGCCGTGCTGGGTGGCTTGTCGAGCCCACCCGGCGCAGTGCTCGGCGGCTTCGCCGTCGGCATCATCGAAAACCTGTCGGGCACCTACATTCCGGTGGTGGGCGGCGAACTGAAGCTCACCATCGCACTCGCCATCATCATTGTCGTCCTGGTCATCAAGCCGAGCGGCCTGCTCGGCAGCC
- a CDS encoding ABC transporter ATP-binding protein, giving the protein MSALLTVENLHAYYGKTAALHGLDFSIAEGRVTALLGANGAGKSTTLRAISGMVRRSGDIRLRDRSIIQSQTEDIVRLGVAHVPDGRGTFTKQTVENNLQLGAMTRHDKAGIAADMEMVYGYFPILKKRRTQQAGLLSGGEQQMLAVGRALMLRPKLLLLDEPSFGLAPLIVREIFDIFRKLNRNEKVSILLVEQNASIALELADHAYLIETGRIVFSGASSDIRANEQLRRSYLGY; this is encoded by the coding sequence ATGAGCGCGCTGCTGACCGTCGAGAACCTGCACGCTTATTACGGCAAGACCGCCGCCCTGCATGGCCTCGATTTCTCCATCGCGGAGGGACGCGTCACGGCGCTGCTGGGCGCCAACGGCGCCGGCAAGAGCACCACGCTGCGCGCCATCTCCGGCATGGTCCGCCGCTCCGGCGATATCCGCCTGCGCGACCGCTCGATCATCCAGTCGCAGACCGAGGACATCGTCCGGCTTGGCGTGGCGCATGTGCCCGACGGCCGCGGCACCTTCACGAAGCAGACCGTCGAGAACAATCTCCAGCTCGGCGCCATGACGCGGCACGACAAGGCTGGCATCGCCGCCGACATGGAGATGGTCTATGGCTATTTCCCGATCCTGAAAAAGCGGCGCACCCAGCAGGCCGGACTTTTGTCCGGCGGCGAGCAGCAGATGCTGGCGGTCGGCCGTGCGCTGATGCTGCGGCCCAAACTGCTGCTGCTCGACGAGCCCTCCTTCGGCCTCGCCCCGCTGATCGTGCGCGAGATCTTCGACATCTTCCGCAAACTGAATCGCAATGAGAAGGTCAGCATCCTCCTCGTCGAGCAGAATGCCTCGATCGCGCTCGAACTCGCCGACCACGCCTATCTGATCGAAACCGGACGCATCGTATTTTCCGGCGCGTCATCGGACATCCGCGCCAACGAACAGTTGCGCCGGTCATATCTCGGTTATTGA
- a CDS encoding ABC transporter ATP-binding protein, with protein sequence MPPPLDQSRSLSVTQPILSVRDVCVRFGGIVALDGVGFEMDPCTILGLIGPNGAGKTTLFNCLSRLYTPNSGDVVFEDRSILDRPAHRMVEIGIGRTFQNLALFQNLSVRDNVRIGTHARVKGNYASDALYLPWTRRGEKFTNRVAQELIDYLDLGPVAERKVVDLPFGTQKRVELARALATNPKLLLLDEPACGLNHEEVDELTKLIRRIRTERGISILLVEHHMALVMSISDKIVALNFGRKIGEGTPAQIQAHPDVIAAYLGAEAA encoded by the coding sequence CTGCCCCCGCCACTTGACCAGAGCCGGAGCTTATCTGTGACCCAGCCCATTCTTTCGGTCCGCGACGTCTGCGTCCGGTTCGGCGGCATTGTCGCGCTGGACGGCGTCGGCTTCGAGATGGATCCCTGTACCATTCTCGGCCTGATCGGCCCCAATGGCGCCGGCAAGACCACGTTGTTCAATTGCCTGAGCCGGCTCTACACGCCGAACTCCGGCGATGTGGTGTTTGAAGACCGCTCCATTCTCGATCGCCCGGCGCATCGCATGGTCGAGATCGGCATTGGCCGCACCTTCCAGAACCTGGCGCTGTTCCAGAACCTCTCGGTGCGCGACAATGTCAGGATCGGCACCCATGCACGGGTCAAAGGCAACTACGCCAGCGACGCGCTGTACCTGCCCTGGACACGCCGCGGCGAAAAATTCACGAACCGTGTCGCCCAGGAATTGATCGATTATCTCGACCTCGGCCCGGTGGCGGAGCGCAAGGTGGTGGATCTGCCGTTCGGCACGCAGAAGCGCGTCGAGCTGGCGCGGGCGCTGGCCACCAATCCCAAACTCCTGCTGCTGGACGAGCCGGCCTGCGGCCTCAATCACGAAGAGGTCGACGAGCTCACCAAGCTAATTCGCCGCATTCGCACTGAGCGCGGCATTTCCATCCTGCTGGTGGAGCATCACATGGCGCTGGTGATGTCGATCTCCGACAAGATCGTGGCCCTGAATTTCGGCCGCAAGATCGGCGAAGGCACCCCGGCGCAGATCCAGGCCCATCCGGATGTGATCGCGGCCTATCTCGGCGCGGAGGCGGCATGA
- a CDS encoding glutathione S-transferase family protein, with amino-acid sequence MASATASTTNTPNKPLILWGVGTSRTIRPHWAMQELGLTYQSRPILPRTGETLTAEYTALNPRQKIPLLQDDDFTIGESAAIVAYLSRTYSTPDCSLVPDERRQYAAWLEWCFFIVAELDSTSLYVMRRHTDLKHIYGDAPEVVAEAAKYFRGQLRHVETALTDGRKYLMGEQFTSADILLTTCLVWAIDYGVGICDNAYPYLERTTARAGYQRGKTANTPPPGSPPVRPPRPAPAT; translated from the coding sequence ATGGCTTCCGCAACCGCATCCACAACCAATACGCCGAACAAACCGCTGATCCTCTGGGGCGTCGGCACCAGCCGCACCATCCGCCCGCATTGGGCGATGCAGGAACTGGGGCTGACCTATCAGTCCCGTCCGATCCTGCCACGCACCGGCGAAACCCTGACCGCGGAATACACCGCACTCAATCCGCGCCAAAAGATCCCGCTGCTGCAGGATGACGATTTCACCATCGGTGAAAGCGCCGCCATCGTTGCCTACCTCTCGCGCACCTATTCGACGCCGGACTGTTCGCTGGTGCCGGACGAGCGCCGCCAATATGCGGCCTGGCTGGAATGGTGTTTCTTCATCGTGGCCGAACTCGACTCGACCAGCCTCTATGTGATGCGCCGGCACACCGACCTCAAGCACATCTATGGCGACGCGCCCGAGGTCGTGGCCGAAGCCGCAAAATACTTTCGCGGCCAGTTGCGCCATGTCGAAACCGCGCTGACCGACGGGCGCAAGTATCTGATGGGCGAGCAATTCACCAGCGCCGACATCCTGCTCACCACCTGCCTGGTCTGGGCGATCGATTATGGCGTCGGCATCTGCGACAACGCCTACCCTTATCTGGAGCGCACCACTGCGCGCGCCGGCTATCAGCGCGGCAAGACCGCCAACACTCCGCCGCCCGGCAGTCCACCGGTGCGGCCGCCGCGCCCTGCCCCCGCCACTTGA